CGGCGAGCTCCTCGCCCGCCTCATCGTCGCCCCGCACCTGCGGCGCGTCTGGGGCCGTTCGATGGACAACGTGCGCCGCCTGGCTGAGGCCCCTACGCCGGCCTGACACGCACGTCACCGGCTTCTACCCGCCGGGTGCGTCCGTCCTCGAGCGCTACCAGCAGCGCGCCATCGTCCTCGACGTCTACGGCCCGTCCCTGGAAGGCGCCGTCCGGCGTCGACACCGTCACATCCTGCCCCAGAGTCACCAGCCTGGACTTCCAGTCCTCGAACGGCCCCCGGCTGCCCGAAAGCGCCTCTTCGTAAAGCGGCTCGAATTCGTTGCAGATCGCGGCCAGAAGCTCCTCCCGCGGCAACTCGAGGCCAGTCGCGTCCTTGAGGCTGGTCGCGAGGCCGGCTATCTCCTCGAACCGCGCCGTCTCGAGGTTCACGTTGACGCCCACGCCCACCAGCGCCACCACGCGCTCCGGTGCGTGCTCGGTCTCGATCAGCACGCCGGCTACCTTCTTGCCGCGGATCTGTACGTCATTCGGCCACTTGAGGTCCGGGACGACGGGCACGCCCTTCTGCTTGCTGAACGACTCTATGGCCTTCGCCACCGCCAGGGGCGTGACGTAAGCCAGCGGGCGCAGGCGCTGCGGCGGCGGGAACAGCAGCAGGGTGAAGTACAAGTTCACGTCGGGCGGCGACACCCAGCTACGGCCGGCCCGGCCGCGCCCCGCGCTCTGCGATTCCGCCAGCACGAGCGCTCCTTGCGGCAGGTTGATGCGCTCCAGCATCCGCCGCGCGTCGTCCATGGTCGACTCGCTGATCGGGCGATAGATGAAGCGCCGGCCGACGTAGTCGGTGTGCAGGTGCCACTGGAAGTAAGGCTTGGAGAAGATGGGAAGCTGGTCCCCGAACTGATAGTCGATCATCCAGCGGAACGGCGGCCGCTGTGGCTGTTCTTGCTGCACCATTGCGTCGATTCTAGGCGATCAGCGGCCGTTCAGGCTCGCCCTGTAGAAAGCAGACCGCCCCGGCGTATGCCAGGGCGGTCCTTGTCTCCGCTGCGAATTAGCGGAAGTCGAAGTTGCTAGACCAGAGTCTTGGCCTAGCCCACCTAATAACTAGGCGGAATAACCTCCCATAGTTAGTAGGCGGATGGCCTAGTCTCCAGTCTGCAACGTTGGTGGTCCATCCGCATCACCTCCTTTCCTGCCGCCGATAGTAGCAGCGCCGGATCAACCCCGTCAACGCTGGCTGCATGAAGCGAATCCATCCGCCAGCCCCCCGTTCCCGCCACGCTGCTCCCCGCCCTCTCCTGGTGGTGCGCACGTGTGCCCGGGAACGTGCTATCCGGCCCTGTCGCGTATGGTACGCGTCCGTATAATGAGCCCGAAAAATCTACGCAAAC
The DNA window shown above is from Dehalococcoidia bacterium and carries:
- a CDS encoding biotin--[acetyl-CoA-carboxylase] ligase, with product MVQQEQPQRPPFRWMIDYQFGDQLPIFSKPYFQWHLHTDYVGRRFIYRPISESTMDDARRMLERINLPQGALVLAESQSAGRGRAGRSWVSPPDVNLYFTLLLFPPPQRLRPLAYVTPLAVAKAIESFSKQKGVPVVPDLKWPNDVQIRGKKVAGVLIETEHAPERVVALVGVGVNVNLETARFEEIAGLATSLKDATGLELPREELLAAICNEFEPLYEEALSGSRGPFEDWKSRLVTLGQDVTVSTPDGAFQGRAVDVEDDGALLVALEDGRTRRVEAGDVRVRPA